From the Candidatus Atribacteria bacterium ADurb.Bin276 genome, the window TTTTTTATATCCATATTCAGCATGCCTCCTATTCCTAATCGATCATCTTCCCCATTTCGTTACCATAATAACCCCTACCAATGAAATAGCGCCACCAACTAACGATAATAGTGAAGGAATTTCTTTTAACCATAACCAGGCTATAAATATCGCCAGGGCAGGTTGTAAGTAAATAAAGCTCGACACCACAGCTACCGGCGTTTTAGAAAGAGCATAAGTCCAGGTTAAATAACCAATGGCTGCTGGAAATAAACCCAAGTAAATCACTGAAAGGGTATGTGAAAATGCTGCCTGATTTATGGCTGAAAAGAAACCCGGAGCAAAATAAAGCAGAAAAATTGTACCTCCCCAAATGGTATAACAAGTGAGTTCTAAAGGAGAATATTTTTTAAAGTACGGTTTTTGGTAAACGATATATACACTGGAAGAGAAAGCCGCAACTAGAATAAGGAATACACCAACATTTAGACTAAAACCTTGATTTTCACCTAAAACAATAAGTATCCCTCCAAAAAAACTGATTAGAATACCCATCCATCCAATTTTTTTAAGGTTTTCATTCAGAAAAAGGAAAGCTAAAAGAGATGAAAATATCGGACTCAAGGCAATAATCAGGCTGGCAGTTCCCGCGGTGACTGTTTTTTCCCCATAGACTAAAGCTACGTGATAAATTGTTATACCTAAAATTCCTTGGACAACAACCGCTGGTAAGTCTCTAAGCTTAGGAAAGCGAACCTTTCTGGTCATTAAAGCATAAAC encodes:
- a CDS encoding putative DMT superfamily transporter inner membrane protein, with translation MDKKAIFAVTISVLFWSSAFAGIRDGLKSYQPGHLALLRFLVASGFLIVYALMTRKVRFPKLRDLPAVVVQGILGITIYHVALVYGEKTVTAGTASLIIALSPIFSSLLAFLFLNENLKKIGWMGILISFFGGILIVLGENQGFSLNVGVFLILVAAFSSSVYIVYQKPYFKKYSPLELTCYTIWGGTIFLLYFAPGFFSAINQAAFSHTLSVIYLGLFPAAIGYLTWTYALSKTPVAVVSSFIYLQPALAIFIAWLWLKEIPSLLSLVGGAISLVGVIMVTKWGR